The following coding sequences lie in one Pseudorca crassidens isolate mPseCra1 chromosome 2, mPseCra1.hap1, whole genome shotgun sequence genomic window:
- the LOC137211221 gene encoding 3 beta-hydroxysteroid dehydrogenase/Delta 5-->4-isomerase yields the protein MAGWSCLVTGGGGFLGQRIVHLLVEEKELQEIRVLDKVFRPEVREEFSKLQSKIRLTLLEGDILDEQCLKEACQGASVVIHTASVIDVMNAVQRETIMNVNVRGTQLLLETCVQASVPVFIHTSTIEVAGPNSYREIIQDGHEEEHLETAWSSPYPYSKKLAEKAVLGANGWALKNGGTLYTCALRPMYIYGEGSPLLLAHVDSALKNNGILSHHCKFSRVNPVYVGNVAWAHILASRALRDPQKAPSIQGQFYYISDGTPHQSYDDLNYTLGKEWGLCLDSGMSLPVSLKYWLAFLLEIVSFLLSPIYKYRPPFNCHLVTLSNSVFTFSYKKAQRELGYEPLFTWEEAKQKTKEWVGSLVKQHKETLKTKTH from the exons ATGGCAGGGTGGAGCTGCCTTGTGACAGGTGGAGGAGGGTTTCTGGGTCAGAGGATCGTCCATTTGTTGGTAGAGGAGAAGGAGCTGCAGGAGATCCGGGTGCTGGACAAAGTCTTCAGACCAGAAGTTCGGGAGGAATTTTCTA AGCTCCAGAGCAAGATCAGGCTGACCTTGCTGGAAGGAGACATCCTGGATGAGCAGTGCCTGAAGGAAGCCTGCCAGGGTGCCTCGGTGGTCATCCACACCGCCTCTGTCATCGACGTCATGAACGCCGTTCAGCGAGAGACCATCATGAATGTCAATGTGAGAG GTACCCAGCTCCTGTTGGAGACCTGTGTCCAGGCCAGTGTGCCCGTCTTCATCCATACCAGCACCATAGAGGTGGCTGGGCCCAACTCCTACAGGGAGATCATCCAGGACGGCCACGAAGAAGAGCATCTTGAAACGGCATGGTCCTCTCCATACCCATACAGCAAAAAGCTTGCCGAGAAGGCTGTGCTGGGAGCTAATGGGTGGGCTCTTAAAAATGGCGGCACCTTGTACACTTGTGCCTTAAGGCCCATGTACATCTATGGGGAGGGGAGCCCATTACTTTTGGCCCACGTGGACAGTGCCCTGAAGAACAATGGAATCCTGTCCCATCACTGCAAGTTCTCCAGAGTCAACCCAGTCTATGTTGGCAACGTGGCCTGGGCCCACATTCTGGCCTCGAGGGCCCTGCGGGACCCCCAGAAGGCCCCAAGCATCCAAGGACAGTTCTACTACATCTCAGACGGCACACCTCACCAAAGCTATGACGACCTCAATTACACTTTGGGCAAAGAATGGGGCCTCTGCCTGGATTCCGGGATGAGCCTCCCCGTTTCTCTGAAGTATTGGCTTGCCTTCCTGCTGGAGATAGTGAGCTTCTTGCTCAGTCCAATTTACAAATATCGACCCCCCTTCAACTGCCACCTGGTAACCCTGTCAAACAGTGTGTTCACCTTCTCCTATAAGAAAGCTCAGCGAGAGCTGGGGTATGAGCCCCTCTTCACCTGGGAGGAAGCCAAGCAGAAAACCAAGGAGTGGGTCGGCTCCCTGGTGAAGCAGCACAAGGAGACCCTGAAAACAAAGACTCACTGA